One window of Myripristis murdjan chromosome 8, fMyrMur1.1, whole genome shotgun sequence genomic DNA carries:
- the LOC115363937 gene encoding zinc finger protein 664-like isoform X2 produces the protein MCDVQELTCLVQQQEAAAARDILELFERTLAAHEEQLRQLREENERQRKQLDALLQPQVRLERAVLPQQLLVIKEEVPPEQQECSPSVKQEEPEPPHIKEEKEELNITKDIPFTPAPVKSEDDEERAQSSQLHQSQTEENTEAEPPASSSTETEADEEDFQASSDGQLLSSHSSESETEDSEDDLEETGEPQSGLASVSEVLFSHDRSEAGEKPSSCSVNKTTGEKQWSCVVCGTNFKKRWLLKRHMLTHKRETKFSCPFCAKRFPGKSELNTHVVVHAREKQFRCSVCPKRFTHKICLNRHMRIHTGEKPYRCSVCAKKFTWKSQLSTHMEVHTGEKQFPCSVCGNRYTQKINLDRHMRVHTGEKPFSCSVCGKQFRTKTGLNTHNSVHTGEKPFSCSICGKCFTQKSGLNAHKSIHTGEKPYRCSICGISFRQKGSLNKHMRLHTGEKTVRCLICGIRFRQKGNLNTHDCPLRRENIVS, from the exons atgtgtgacGTGCAGGAGCTCACGTGTCTGGTACAGCAGCAAGAGGCTGCGGCGGCTCGAGACATATTGGAACTGTTTGAAAGGACGTTAGCGGCGCACGAGGAGCAGCTGCGGCAGTTAAGAGAGGAGAACGAGCGGCAGAGAAAGCAGCTGGACGCTCTTTTACAGCCTCAAGTTCGACTAGAAAGAGCAG tgttgcctcagcagctgctggtgattaaagaagaggttccccctgagcagcaggagtgcagcCCCAGTGTGAagcaggaggagccagagcccccccacattaaagaggaaaaggaggagctCAATATCACCAAGGATATCCCATTCACTCCTGCccctgtgaagagtgaagatgatgaagagagaGCTCAgtcctcacagcttcatcaaagccaaactgaggagaacacagaggcagagcctccggccagcagctccactgaaacaGAAGCTGATGAAGAGGATTTCCAAGCAAGTAGTGATGGCCAGCTGCTCTCTTCACACTCCTCTGAATCTgagactgaagacagtgaagatGACTTGGAGGAGACTGGAGAGCCTCAGTCAGGTTTAGCCTCAGTGAGTGAAGTCCTTTTCAGCCATGACAGATCTGAGGCTGGAGAGAAGccatcttcctgctctgtgaacAAAACCACAGGAGAGAAACAGTGGAGCTGCGTTGTTTGTGgtacaaactttaaaaaaagatgGCTCTTAAAAAGACACATGTTGACgcacaagagagagacaaaattcAGCTGCCCATTCTGTGCCAAGAGATTTCCAGGGAAAAGTGAATTAAACACTCATGTGGTAGTTCATGCAAGAGAGAAACAATTTCGCTGTTCAGTCTGTCCTAAGAGATTTACACATAAAATTTGCTTAAACAGAC acatgagaatccacacaggagagaaaccatatcGCTGCTCAGTCTGTGCAAAGAAATTTACATGGAAAAGTCAATTAAGCACTCATATGgaagtccacacaggagagaaacaatTTCCCTGTTCAGTCTGTGGTAACAGATATACACAAAAAATTAACTTAGACAgacacatgagagtccacacaggagagaaacctttcagctgctcCGTTTGTGGTAAACAGTTTAGAACAAAAACTGgattaaatacacacaacagtgtccacacaggagagaaacctttcagctgctcaatTTGTGGTAAATGTTTTACACAGAAATCTGGCTTAAATGCACACAAGAgtatccacacaggagagaaaccctATCGCTGCTCAATTTGTGGTATAAGTTTTAGACAGAAAGGTAgcttaaataaacacatgagactccacacaggagagaaaactgtTAGATGCTTAATTTGTGGTATACGATTTAGACAGAAGGGTAATTTAAATACACACGATTGTCCACTCAGGAGAGAAAACATAGTTTCTTAA
- the LOC115363937 gene encoding gastrula zinc finger protein XlCGF57.1-like isoform X1: MCDVQELTCLVQQQEAAAARDILELFERTLAAHEEQLRQLREENERQRKQLDALLQPQVRLERAVLPQQLLVIKEEVPPEQQECSPSVKQEEPEPPHIKEEKEELNITKDIPFTPAPVKSEDDEERAQSSQLHQSQTEENTEAEPPASSSTETEADEEDFQASSDGQLLSSHSSESETEDSEDDLEETGEPQSGLASVSEVLFSHDRSEAGEKPSSCSVNKTTGEKQWSCVVCGTNFKKRWLLKRHMLTHKRETKFSCPFCAKRFPGKSELNTHVVVHAREKQFRCSVCPKRFTHKICLNRHMRVHTGEKPFSCSVCAKRFTGKSDLNTHMVVHTGEKPFTCSICGKHFTQKSGLNTHMRIHTGEKPYRCSVCAKKFTWKSQLSTHMEVHTGEKQFPCSVCGNRYTQKINLDRHMRVHTGEKPFSCSVCGKQFRTKTGLNTHNSVHTGEKPFSCSICGKCFTQKSGLNAHKSIHTGEKPYRCSICGISFRQKGSLNKHMRLHTGEKTVRCLICGIRFRQKGNLNTHDCPLRRENIVS; this comes from the exons atgtgtgacGTGCAGGAGCTCACGTGTCTGGTACAGCAGCAAGAGGCTGCGGCGGCTCGAGACATATTGGAACTGTTTGAAAGGACGTTAGCGGCGCACGAGGAGCAGCTGCGGCAGTTAAGAGAGGAGAACGAGCGGCAGAGAAAGCAGCTGGACGCTCTTTTACAGCCTCAAGTTCGACTAGAAAGAGCAG tgttgcctcagcagctgctggtgattaaagaagaggttccccctgagcagcaggagtgcagcCCCAGTGTGAagcaggaggagccagagcccccccacattaaagaggaaaaggaggagctCAATATCACCAAGGATATCCCATTCACTCCTGCccctgtgaagagtgaagatgatgaagagagaGCTCAgtcctcacagcttcatcaaagccaaactgaggagaacacagaggcagagcctccggccagcagctccactgaaacaGAAGCTGATGAAGAGGATTTCCAAGCAAGTAGTGATGGCCAGCTGCTCTCTTCACACTCCTCTGAATCTgagactgaagacagtgaagatGACTTGGAGGAGACTGGAGAGCCTCAGTCAGGTTTAGCCTCAGTGAGTGAAGTCCTTTTCAGCCATGACAGATCTGAGGCTGGAGAGAAGccatcttcctgctctgtgaacAAAACCACAGGAGAGAAACAGTGGAGCTGCGTTGTTTGTGgtacaaactttaaaaaaagatgGCTCTTAAAAAGACACATGTTGACgcacaagagagagacaaaattcAGCTGCCCATTCTGTGCCAAGAGATTTCCAGGGAAAAGTGAATTAAACACTCATGTGGTAGTTCATGCAAGAGAGAAACAATTTCGCTGTTCAGTCTGTCCTAAGAGATTTACACATAAAATTTGCTTAAACAGACatatgagagtccacacaggagagaaacctttcagctgctcagtctgtgctaAGAGATTTACAGGGAAAAGTGATTTAAACACTCATATGgtagtccacacaggagagaaaccttttacatgctcaatttgtggtaaacattttacacagaaatctggcttaaatacacacatgagaatccacacaggagagaaaccatatcGCTGCTCAGTCTGTGCAAAGAAATTTACATGGAAAAGTCAATTAAGCACTCATATGgaagtccacacaggagagaaacaatTTCCCTGTTCAGTCTGTGGTAACAGATATACACAAAAAATTAACTTAGACAgacacatgagagtccacacaggagagaaacctttcagctgctcCGTTTGTGGTAAACAGTTTAGAACAAAAACTGgattaaatacacacaacagtgtccacacaggagagaaacctttcagctgctcaatTTGTGGTAAATGTTTTACACAGAAATCTGGCTTAAATGCACACAAGAgtatccacacaggagagaaaccctATCGCTGCTCAATTTGTGGTATAAGTTTTAGACAGAAAGGTAgcttaaataaacacatgagactccacacaggagagaaaactgtTAGATGCTTAATTTGTGGTATACGATTTAGACAGAAGGGTAATTTAAATACACACGATTGTCCACTCAGGAGAGAAAACATAGTTTCTTAA
- the tspan4b gene encoding tetraspanin-4 has protein sequence MSVSRKCLCCVKYLMFIFNLIFWLGGCGLFGVGVWLSFTQAEFSSLPLSFPSLSAANLLLVAGGITMVTGFLGCLGAMKEQRCLLITFFVILLLLVLTEVTLVLVIHIFHKELDSKAQGQLKEGMMIYTTDDGLRKSWDNVQKMFKCCGVSNKTDWYDVLNGTLPSSCCSVGTNQCDEGWSEPCYQKARQWLLDNIPSVLVFGVCIGIVQILALAFSLLMYCQIVGAEKYLD, from the exons ATGTCAGTGTCCCGCAAGTGCCTGTGCTGTGTCAAATACCTGATGTTCATCTTTAACCTCATCTTCTGG CTTGGAGGTTGTGGCCTGTTTGGTGTTGGGGTCTGGCTGTCCTTCACGCAAGCAGAGTTTTCCTCCCTGCCGCTGTCGTTCCCCTCCCTGTCGGCTGCTAATCTGCTGCTTGTCGCCGGTGGCATCACCATGGTGACTGGTTTCCTGGGTTGTCTTGGCGCAATGAAGGAGCAGCGCTGCCTGTTGATCACG tTCTTTGTGATCCTCCTGCTCCTGGTCCTGACTGAGGTGACTCTCGTGTTGGTCATACACATCTTTCACAAGGAG CTGGACTCCAAAGCACAAGGCCAGTTAAAGGAAGGGATGATGATTTACACAACAGATGATGGACTGAGGAAATCCTGGGACAATGTCCAGAAAATG TTCAAGTGCTGTGGAGTAAGTAACAAAACAGACTGGTATGATGTGCTGAATGGAACGCTGCCCTCATCCTGCTGCTCCGTCGGGACAAACCAGTGTGATGAAGGATGGAGTGAG ccaTGTTACCAGAAGGCAAGGCAGTGGCTCCTAGACAACATCCCCTCAGTCCTGGTGTTTGGAGTGTGCATTGGCATTGTGCAG ATCCTGGCCCTCGCTTTCTCCCTGCTGATGTACTGTCAAATTGTGGGTGCTGAAAAGTACTTGGACTGA